A region of the Acinetobacter defluvii genome:
ATATAAGGAACGACATTCATGTCGCTCTTTAAAGGCTTTTTGACGCGTTCAAAGCGTCCTGAACGTTGAATTGCCATTAGTCATTGTCCTGTGTTGAACCCACAGACTGACGTTGTAATAGCGCCACCATTTCTTCAGCAAATAATGCACGATCAGAATAGATTTCTTCACCTTTAGCAGTGTAATGGTTAAATGCCAAAACAGCAGGAATCGCAGCAAAAAGACCAATTGCGGTGGCAATCAACGCTTCAGCAATACCAGGTGCAACGGTGGCTAAAGTCACTTGGTCGACTTGCGCTAAACCGATAAAGGCATTCATGATGCCCCAAACAGTACCGAATAAACCGACATAAGGTGCAACAGAACCAATACTCGCCAAAGCACTTAAGCCTTGTTCCAAGCGACTTTGATCACGACTTAAGCCAACACGTAAAATACGTTCTGTGCCTTCGATCATCGGGGCAGTATCTGCATGACGTTTTTTAAGTTTTAAAAACTCGCTTAAACCTTGATAGAAAATATCCTCTAAACCATCACGTTTAGAGTTAAGTTGTGCATTGTTATATAAGGTATTTAACTCTGCACCCGACCAGAAAATTTTTTGAAAGTGATCATCGCCTTGGCGGGCTTTTTTATAGCCCATATGTAACTTGGCAATCAGATACCAGCTAAATAAAGAGGCGAGTACCAGAACCAGCATGACCAGTTGTACCACTGGACTTGCTTGTAAAATTAAATCAGAAACGTGCAGAGAAGATTCGAGTTGAGTTGCCATAGTTACATGTGCCAAGTAAATTTTTTTTATTCGTGGGCTAATTCTCTAAGAATCAACTCACGGATTTCATCAGGAATACGGCGAGGTTTCATTTCAGTACTTAAACATGCCAATTCAACCTCACCAGAAGCAAGCATGATTTCACCACGATAAATATTTTGTTGCAATACAAATGACGTTGCTTTACACGAAACTACACGCGCTGTAACAGTAATTAAGTCATCCATAAGGATTGGGCGCATATATTTGACATTTATTTTATGCACAACAAAGTTATAGTCTTTTTGATGCCAATAATGATCAATACCTGAAGCACGTAACCATTCTGTACGGGTGCGCTCCATAAAACGAATGTGATTGGCATGATAAACAATTCCACCTGCATCGGTATCTTCAATATATACACGGATTTGAAACTCAAATTTGTTTGCCATGACCCTTTCCAGTTTTTACATTGACCAATAAAATAAGCTTTTTGATTTTTACAATTATAACTGATTAAAAATTGTATAAAACCAAGCGCTACAATGGTTTGCAGTTTAGCATTCTGAGTTGATTGTCCAATGGCACAAGGTTTCAATGCTTACAAAAAATAGCGGTGGTTCTGTGCGATAATAAAACTTTTGTGGTGTATAAATTTTAACCATAATAAAGGTGAACTACGTATTTTATTTATTTTTTAAGGAAAGTTTGGAATATATTATGATGCTAAATATTTGTTTTAAATAAAAATAGAAAAACTTAATACACAATCATATTTAAATTCATTGTGTATTAAATTTTTAGACTGGTCATAGCTTAATCTATTTAGGCTTCGTCCATAGCGTTTTTTAATAAATATTGTTCAGCATATTCATTGGTCAAACGCTCTTTGTCTACATTTGATAGATGTGGATTATTTAAAATTTTATTAATCTCGCGATCAAATTCAAGTAGCTCGTCACTGCTAAGTTGTTGTGATGAATGGTGAATAGGTTCTGAATGAACATGATTTAAGTGCTGAAAACGAAAATATAATAAAAACGCAAAAACAGCAAAACTAACTAAAATCATGATCATTGAAAAACTTAGCATTTTTGTGCTCCTTTTTATATTTGTAGCAAAATTAATATTTTAATTTGATTAAGTTTTGAATTAATTATATTTAAATAAAATAAGGTAAATATTATTTTTGTAAGACAATTTTAAAAATTAATAAAAAAGGAGAAGTTTTTTCTTCTCCTTTGGGCTCAACTTGGTTTTAGTTTTTTGGCTCAGGTGGTGTCATACCAAACTGTAGATATGCCTGATTAGTCGCAATACGTCCTCGAGCTGTACGCATCGCATAACCTTGCTGAATTAAATAGGGTTCAATCACATCTTCCAAAGTACCAGAATCCTCTGCCATTGCTGCGGCTAGAGCTTCAACTCCCGCTGGACCACCATCAAAACGTTCTAACAACATCGACAAATAACGACGATCTAAAGTATCTAAACCATCTTTATCAACATTGAGCATATCTAAAGCACGTTGCGCCATTTCTTGGGTCACTTCACCAGTACCCTTGACTTGTGCATAATCACGTACACGGCGTAACAAACGATTGGCAATACGTGGTGTGCCACGTGAGCGTCGAGCAACTTCTACTGAACCTTCATGGGTAATGGGAACATCCATGAGATTCGCTGAGCGAGTGACAATGTGAGTTAAGTCTTCAACTGAATAAAATTCAAGACGTTGCACAATCCCAAAACGATCGCGTAATGGCGAGGTGAGTAGACCCGCACGGGTTGTTGCTGCAACTAAGGTAAATGGTGGTAAATCGAGTTTGATCGAACGTGCTGCAGGACCTTCACCAATCATAATATCGAGTTGATAATCTTCCATTGCAGGGTAGAGAATCTCTTCAATGACAGGTGAAAGACGAT
Encoded here:
- the ybgC gene encoding tol-pal system-associated acyl-CoA thioesterase encodes the protein MANKFEFQIRVYIEDTDAGGIVYHANHIRFMERTRTEWLRASGIDHYWHQKDYNFVVHKINVKYMRPILMDDLITVTARVVSCKATSFVLQQNIYRGEIMLASGEVELACLSTEMKPRRIPDEIRELILRELAHE
- the ruvB gene encoding Holliday junction branch migration DNA helicase RuvB yields the protein MQDRLISGSEKPEDHFDRAIRPTSLEDYIGQPVVREQMEIFIGAARGRGEALDHTLIFGPPGLGKTTLANIIAREMGGNLKSTSGPVLERAGDLAAMLTNLEEGDVLFIDEIHRLSPVIEEILYPAMEDYQLDIMIGEGPAARSIKLDLPPFTLVAATTRAGLLTSPLRDRFGIVQRLEFYSVEDLTHIVTRSANLMDVPITHEGSVEVARRSRGTPRIANRLLRRVRDYAQVKGTGEVTQEMAQRALDMLNVDKDGLDTLDRRYLSMLLERFDGGPAGVEALAAAMAEDSGTLEDVIEPYLIQQGYAMRTARGRIATNQAYLQFGMTPPEPKN
- the tolQ gene encoding protein TolQ, with product MATQLESSLHVSDLILQASPVVQLVMLVLVLASLFSWYLIAKLHMGYKKARQGDDHFQKIFWSGAELNTLYNNAQLNSKRDGLEDIFYQGLSEFLKLKKRHADTAPMIEGTERILRVGLSRDQSRLEQGLSALASIGSVAPYVGLFGTVWGIMNAFIGLAQVDQVTLATVAPGIAEALIATAIGLFAAIPAVLAFNHYTAKGEEIYSDRALFAEEMVALLQRQSVGSTQDND